Proteins encoded within one genomic window of Oryza glaberrima chromosome 12, OglaRS2, whole genome shotgun sequence:
- the LOC127757935 gene encoding uncharacterized protein LOC127757935: protein MYRASRQDNRRRRHAATMEEVVRVEDGDGVEFDEQEEEEDFHDLEQEFLRYCMMDTDDDDDDEEMAIATVSPPPRRTPARRASGTSATLEYSVTNLSTQQVMAMAPEHSGGRRGGARRAAAAQAGGKNNLRGVDERRCRLVGTYDDNAKTGHFSGDHRPPPTKRSKTSHSGGGGGGISIGNGGVAGDPDPAALELSMGAAQQEAMISSDGWESEPFMQELLFGSLAPLDVPAAAADLWSF, encoded by the exons ATGTATCGAGCAAGCCGCCAAGacaaccgccgccgtcgccacgctgCCACAATGGAGGAGGTCGTCAGAGTGgaagacggcgacggagttGAGTTCgatgagcaggaggaggaggaggacttccACGACCTTGAACAAGAGTTCCTCAGGTATTGCATGATggacaccgacgacgacgacgacgacgaggagatggCCATTGCcaccgtctcgccgccgccgcgccggactCCGGCCAGAAGAGCTAGCG GTACATCAGCTACTTTGGAATATTCAGTGACAAATCTGTCAACCCAGCAGGTCATGGCCATGGCGCCTGAGCacagcggcggccgccgtggcggcgcaaggcgcgcggccgcggcgcaggCGGGGGGCAAGAACAACCTGCGCGGCGTCGACGAGCGCCGGTGCCGGCTGGTCGGCACCTACGACGACAACGCCAAGACCGGCCACTTCTCCGGCGACCACCGCCCACCACCGACGAAGCGGTCAAAGACAagccacagcggcggcggcggtggtggcatcAGCATTGGCaatggcggcgtcgccggcgatccTGATCCGGCCGCCTTGGAGTTAAGCATGGGCGCGGCGCAGCAGGAGGCGATGATCAGCAGCGACGGCTGGGAGTCGGAGCCGTTCATGCAGGAGCTCCTTTTTGGCAGCTTGGCGCCGCTCGAcgtccctgccgccgccgccgatctctGGAGCTTCTGA
- the LOC127757864 gene encoding ethylene-responsive transcription factor 1-like isoform X1 — protein MCRKRYADGGAVVRLPAAAAAAPVLDDGDDQPKTIVVPATLRAATTTGSGGKTRGEMNKDDEVVTKKGNKAGRRRPASRHRFRGVRQRPYGRWAAEIRDTVVQGTRVWIGTFDTAVEAALAYDATARWLYGSKAVTNFPTTTGDGDDGLPVAEPSVVVVAAPAFAGEEMDKQAAPAAATAAETVAADPGAGELGPVVLCHELEATNGWQYEAYGYGYSMGLELLENYAYAGDVQPLGLGGSTSNAAAANDCLWMF, from the exons ATGTGCAGGAAGAGATAcgctgacggcggcgccgtcgttcggctgccggcggcggcggcggcggcgccggtgttggacgacggcgacgaccagcCAAAGACAATAGTCGTCCCTGCAACTCTCCgagctgctactactactggtA GTGGTGGCAAAACTCGCGGGGAGATGAACAAAGATGATGAGGTGGTGACGAAGAAGGGCAATAAagccggacggcggcggccggcgagcaggCACCGCTTCCGAGGCGTCCGCCAGCGCCCCtacgggcggtgggcggcggagatAAGAGACACGGTCGTCCAGGGCACCCGCGTGTGGATCGGGACGTTCGacacggcggtggaggcggcgctggcctACGACGCCACAGCGCGATGGCTCTACGGCAGCAAGGCCGTGACCAacttccccaccaccaccggcgatGGTGACGACGGCCTCCCGGTTGCTGAaccctccgtcgtcgtcgttgccgctcCCGCCTTCGCCGGCGAGGAGATGGACAAGCAggcagctccggcggcggcgacggcggcagagACAGTAGCCGCAgaccccggcgccggcgagttGGGTCCAGTGGTGCTTTGTCATGAACTGGAGGCCACCAACGGCTGGCAGTACGAGGCGTACGGCTACGGCTACAGCATGGGGCTGGAGCTGCTTGAGAACTACGCGTACGCCGGCGACGTCCAGCCGCTGGGCCTGGGGGGGTCGAcgagcaacgccgccgccgccaacgactGCCTTTGGATGTTCTAA
- the LOC127757864 gene encoding ethylene-responsive transcription factor 1-like isoform X2 → MCRKRYADGGAVVRLPAAAAAAPVLDDGDDQPKTIVVPATLRAATTTGGGKTRGEMNKDDEVVTKKGNKAGRRRPASRHRFRGVRQRPYGRWAAEIRDTVVQGTRVWIGTFDTAVEAALAYDATARWLYGSKAVTNFPTTTGDGDDGLPVAEPSVVVVAAPAFAGEEMDKQAAPAAATAAETVAADPGAGELGPVVLCHELEATNGWQYEAYGYGYSMGLELLENYAYAGDVQPLGLGGSTSNAAAANDCLWMF, encoded by the exons ATGTGCAGGAAGAGATAcgctgacggcggcgccgtcgttcggctgccggcggcggcggcggcggcgccggtgttggacgacggcgacgaccagcCAAAGACAATAGTCGTCCCTGCAACTCTCCgagctgctactactactg GTGGTGGCAAAACTCGCGGGGAGATGAACAAAGATGATGAGGTGGTGACGAAGAAGGGCAATAAagccggacggcggcggccggcgagcaggCACCGCTTCCGAGGCGTCCGCCAGCGCCCCtacgggcggtgggcggcggagatAAGAGACACGGTCGTCCAGGGCACCCGCGTGTGGATCGGGACGTTCGacacggcggtggaggcggcgctggcctACGACGCCACAGCGCGATGGCTCTACGGCAGCAAGGCCGTGACCAacttccccaccaccaccggcgatGGTGACGACGGCCTCCCGGTTGCTGAaccctccgtcgtcgtcgttgccgctcCCGCCTTCGCCGGCGAGGAGATGGACAAGCAggcagctccggcggcggcgacggcggcagagACAGTAGCCGCAgaccccggcgccggcgagttGGGTCCAGTGGTGCTTTGTCATGAACTGGAGGCCACCAACGGCTGGCAGTACGAGGCGTACGGCTACGGCTACAGCATGGGGCTGGAGCTGCTTGAGAACTACGCGTACGCCGGCGACGTCCAGCCGCTGGGCCTGGGGGGGTCGAcgagcaacgccgccgccgccaacgactGCCTTTGGATGTTCTAA